Within the Bacteroidia bacterium genome, the region ACTACTTCCCGGAAAGAATCTTATTTTAATTGAAATACCTCAACTGAATCAGGGGTACTATACTCTTACCATTGAAGAACCCAATGGCATGCCAGTGACTCTCAAACTCCTCATCCAGTAACCCTCTTTTTGCTATTTTTACCAGATGAGCAAATTCCTCATCGCTTGTCTGGGTAATATCGGCGACGAATATGAGAACACGAGGCATAACATCGGTTTTTCGATTGCCGACACCTGGGCACTGGCAGAGGGTGTGAAATTCAGTCTGGAACGGCTTGCCGCCGTAGCTACTGTAAAGTACAAAGGGAAAACATTTGTGCTGATCAAACCTTCCACATACATGAATCTTTCCGGCAAAGCCGTGAACTACTGGATGCAGGCAGAGAAGATCAGCATACACAGTCTCCTGGTTGTCACCGATGATATTGCTTTACCTTTTGGAGAGCTGCGCATGAAACCCAAGGGCAGCGACGGAGGACACAACGGCCTGAAAGACATTATTACCACGCTGAACACTCAGGAATTTGCCCGGTTGCGTTTTGGAGTGGGAAATGAATTCCGGAAGGGCTCGCAGAGCGATTACGTACTGGGAAAATGGAGTACGGAAGAAAATGA harbors:
- a CDS encoding aminoacyl-tRNA hydrolase → MSKFLIACLGNIGDEYENTRHNIGFSIADTWALAEGVKFSLERLAAVATVKYKGKTFVLIKPSTYMNLSGKAVNYWMQAEKISIHSLLVVTDDIALPFGELRMKPKGSDGGHNGLKDIITTLNTQEFARLRFGVGNEFRKGSQSDYVLGKWSTEENEKLPERIQTAIEMVKSYGTIGIGRTMTAFNKK